A genomic segment from Nodularia sphaerocarpa UHCC 0038 encodes:
- a CDS encoding patatin-like phospholipase family protein produces MKNNINIQSVLTFDGENDYIDCGRNDLAGVFAQGSSAFTISGWVNPHRLTNKATTYGTHNVFLARSSDRYSDNFEFGINQEGNLDVYIDENLDNVIKTFGNGELTIGQWHFFAIVFNQGQLNIYLDQQEYTGSLRGKSLNKATSALTLGATLHNRIYYTGQLANISVWNYPCTQVEIQRHYYQPLVGNEPGLVAYWMLNEGEGKTVRDQSENAHDGTLRGNPTWDLAQLPFLSAQSSNEDAEQNQTASSSEDAPQEIRESPDVSELSVEVVEVEVTADLKPVSVEVPPIVETEVSSTPVHTARTTAREKVRKGSKKQSEKSANIQIPQTSQLKQDKKAETVPTSESEVTLNISQPKTMNTKAQSKYKILAIDGGGIRGIIPTLILAEIEKRTQKPIFSLFDLISGTSTGGILALGLTKPRLDEANADKEPVAEYSAEDLLQIYLEYGAEIFYEPFFEKVIGPIEDIFIQPKYSSEGREEILKQYFGDSPLENNLKEVFVTSYDIEQRIPVFFTNKLEKQQTESRKFRKLCGGFTLTDAALATSATPTYFAPHRVATSHNTNGFYTLVDGGLVANNPASLAILEAQISKRKNQQVLNTEDILVVSLGTGSLTSIYPYEEVKNWGLLQWGRPLLNIVMDGGSEVVAGELERLFDPSYKETKNSYYRFQTFLTSDLEAIDNAKPENLRKLQALAHRLIAERSQEIDQLCSILSD; encoded by the coding sequence GTGAAAAACAACATAAATATCCAATCAGTTCTAACTTTTGATGGAGAAAATGATTACATAGATTGTGGTCGAAATGATCTTGCTGGTGTTTTTGCTCAAGGCAGTTCAGCCTTTACGATTTCTGGATGGGTGAATCCTCATCGTCTAACCAATAAAGCTACTACCTATGGAACCCACAATGTGTTTTTGGCTCGTTCATCAGATAGATACAGTGATAATTTTGAGTTCGGTATCAATCAAGAAGGGAACCTAGATGTATACATTGATGAAAATCTGGATAATGTTATCAAAACCTTTGGCAATGGAGAATTAACTATCGGACAGTGGCACTTCTTTGCCATTGTTTTTAATCAGGGTCAACTGAACATATATCTTGATCAGCAGGAGTATACTGGCTCTTTAAGAGGTAAATCTTTAAACAAAGCCACTAGTGCTTTAACCCTTGGTGCGACTTTACACAATCGCATATATTACACAGGACAATTAGCTAACATTAGCGTTTGGAATTACCCCTGTACACAAGTAGAAATCCAGAGGCATTACTATCAGCCTCTAGTGGGTAATGAACCAGGATTAGTAGCTTACTGGATGTTAAACGAAGGAGAAGGAAAAACTGTCCGAGACCAGAGTGAAAATGCCCATGATGGAACCTTGCGTGGTAATCCTACTTGGGATTTAGCGCAACTGCCATTTTTGAGCGCACAGTCGTCAAATGAAGACGCAGAACAAAACCAAACAGCCAGTAGTTCAGAAGACGCACCCCAGGAAATAAGGGAGTCTCCTGATGTGAGCGAACTTTCCGTTGAGGTTGTTGAGGTTGAAGTGACTGCTGACTTGAAACCGGTATCCGTTGAGGTTCCTCCCATTGTCGAAACTGAGGTTTCCTCAACTCCTGTTCATACAGCGAGAACCACAGCCAGGGAAAAGGTGAGAAAAGGAAGTAAGAAACAGAGCGAAAAATCTGCAAACATCCAAATACCTCAAACTTCCCAGCTAAAACAGGACAAGAAAGCCGAGACAGTCCCAACTAGTGAAAGCGAAGTTACCCTCAATATATCACAGCCAAAAACTATGAATACAAAAGCCCAGTCAAAATATAAAATCCTTGCCATTGATGGAGGTGGGATTCGAGGCATTATCCCCACATTGATATTAGCAGAAATTGAAAAGCGGACACAAAAGCCTATATTTAGTTTGTTCGATTTAATTTCTGGCACTTCAACCGGAGGAATCCTGGCACTGGGACTAACCAAGCCCCGATTAGATGAAGCCAATGCTGATAAAGAACCTGTGGCTGAATACAGTGCTGAGGATCTTCTGCAAATATATCTTGAGTATGGCGCTGAGATATTTTATGAGCCATTCTTTGAAAAAGTAATCGGTCCGATAGAGGATATATTTATTCAGCCAAAATATTCTTCTGAAGGCAGAGAGGAAATTTTAAAACAATATTTTGGAGACAGCCCTCTAGAAAATAATCTCAAAGAAGTTTTCGTAACTAGCTACGATATCGAGCAGCGAATTCCCGTATTTTTTACGAACAAACTGGAAAAACAACAGACAGAATCTCGAAAGTTTCGCAAGTTGTGTGGAGGTTTTACACTCACAGATGCCGCATTAGCAACCAGTGCTACTCCGACTTATTTTGCGCCCCATCGTGTTGCTACTTCTCATAATACCAATGGCTTCTATACTTTAGTCGATGGCGGATTGGTGGCTAATAATCCAGCTAGTTTGGCTATTTTAGAGGCGCAAATTAGTAAACGAAAAAATCAACAAGTCCTGAATACTGAGGATATCTTGGTCGTTTCTTTGGGTACGGGTTCCCTGACGAGTATTTACCCTTATGAGGAAGTTAAAAATTGGGGCTTGCTGCAATGGGGAAGACCTCTGTTAAATATTGTCATGGATGGTGGTAGTGAAGTAGTCGCGGGAGAATTAGAACGGTTGTTTGATCCTAGTTATAAAGAAACTAAAAATTCTTATTATCGCTTTCAAACCTTCCTCACAAGTGACTTGGAAGCTATAGATAATGCCAAGCCGGAAAATTTGCGTAAATTACAAGCATTAGCCCATCGACTGATTGCAGAAAGAAGTCAAGAAATTGATCAGTTGTGTAGTATTTTGTCAGACTAA
- a CDS encoding non-ribosomal peptide synthetase: protein MTKQDFLPQISQQKIIITATFTSEPIEDYLSYWLEEIEVPYSIEFAPYNQVFQELLNPTSVIANNLNGVNVVLLRWEDWEGTKNRLQLTVDDDLKAEVLGDRLRHILPNHLEVAHLNQYETEYLYQEIFVDRVYLKHGIVFNEDDCIIDVGANIGLFTLFAQQKSPKGTIYAFEPAPHAFDKLQTNAKLYCQNTHLFNCGLGGEARSETFTFYPRSSVFSSFAADTEQDEKAIRSVIMNMLQRDNSLDEESLESLADEFIKDRLERETYQAQLRTLSEIIEEYNLQKIDLLKLDAEKSELAILQGIKDNHWLLIKQIVMEVHDQEGSTLKQVLGLLEDKGFKFVVDEESLLHGSGLFNIYATRVNQNHNPVAQEFGKNTAQIEQTVKDFGSALKTAIMRSPNPYFVCICPSSPTNDTATNTLYERMAELLAADLKNVSGMYLIKSQELTSIYPVEQYYDAYGDELGHIPYTPAFFCALATMLARKIFALKSSPYKVVVLDCDNTLWSGICGEDGVAGVKITLADRALQEFIVSQQAAGKLICLCSKNQEEDVFAVFDQHQDMVLKRHHLVNWRINWESKSANLKSLAAELQLSLDSFIFIDDNPLECAEVKANCPEVLTLKLPEKPNTQSDHLTQFLAHIWAFDQLQTTQEDEQRTDLYQQNVQRQRLQEDSLSFTDFLAQLNLEIEISPMESEELARVAQLTQRTNQFNLTTIRRSEAEIAQLCNLGKLESHVVKVKDRFGDYGLVGLLLFSSQENALFVDTFLLSCRVLGRGVEHKMLAYLGTLAQERGLGRIEVFYTPTKKNQPARDFLTSVGRQFQQEKDRGWLFEFPSEIASASNFRLLSDLDNKIDGSLVETASSDIDIVDKKADGGLGKTAASADFFERIALNLYSPELILKEITSRQKRQRPQLDIEFVAPRTSIEKAIAHLFAEVLKLDRVGINDNFFELGGDSIRGAILINKLQAQLNEIIHFVILFDTKTVKGLGAYIEKNYPQATAKLLGQEINSIIDSPQERIDEAKVLQMRSLIPPLVPPIEDDAIKNPPAIFILSPHRSGSTLLRVILGGNPQLFAPPELELLTFNTLGERKAAFSGRYSFWTEGTIRTIMQIRGCSAEEAIALMAELEAKNLTTKQFYQLIQQWLGDKILVDKTPSYSIDLETLKQAERNFQNPLYIHLVRHPYATMRSYEEARVEQTFPYQHPFNRRELAELVWLISHENILEFLKQVPQERQYQVKFEDIVSQPQTSVEGLCQFLGLDFHPDMLQPYKEKKQRMTDGIYAQSRMVGDVKFHEHQGINPSTADTWKQYYSTDFLGDVTWRVAESLGYPKNNNAIPQVRRGNHPESQTFPLSFAQQRLWVLAQLEPDSPFYNMFKAVRLNGRIDIEILERSFNEIISRHEVLRTTFSAVDGTPIQVIAPHASIKLSVVDLQKVSGQEQSEQLQLLATQDQLQPFDLSKGLLLRVTLVQLQPESSALLLTMHHIIADGWSMGVLIQELSSLYRGFLVAEPSPLPDLPIQYADFTIWQRQWLQEGGLQTQINYWTQQLADAPPLLELPTDRPRPSVQTFRGWCFSFQLDAKLTAALKELSRKSGTTLFMTLMAAYATLLCRYSGQSDILLGTPNASRNRQDIEGLIGFFVNTLVMRTRLEGNPSFSELLMQVRSVCMDAYANQDVPFEQIVEALQIERSLSHSPLFQVMFALQNAPMEQVETPDLGIAPLHLDNVNAKFDLTLQMWETNTEQGNSLEGFWQYNTDLFDADRIARMTGHFQTLLAGIVANPQASVGTLPLLTERERHQLLVEWNDTYIPYPDSKCIHQVFEEQVEQTPDAIAVVYDHESLTYRDLNQRANQLAHYLQTLGVRTEVLVGICVERSLEMIIGMLAILKAGGAYVPLDSSYPQERLAYMLNDSQVSILLTQEQLGAQIPETNAQFVYLDSDWQETISKYTQQNLSSQASSHNLAYVIYTSGSTGKPKGITVTHQAVNRLVCNTNYVNLTANHRVAQASNAAFDAATFEIWGALLNGARLVGITKEVLLSPPQLATQLQEQQIDFLFVTTALFNQLVSQVPGIFKTLQTVLFGGEAVEPNWVRTLLQNQPPKRLLHVYGPTENTTFSSWYLVQQVPEGATNLAIGQPIANTQIYILDRHLQPVPIGVPGELCIGGDGLARGYLNRPELTEEKFIANSIAEAQLTSSKKLYKTGDLARYLPDGNIEFIGRIDNQVKIRGFRIELAEIEVVLTQHPQVGDAIVIAREDKPSINSLAAYVVSEGKPPKSSELRSFLKEKLPEYMLPASFTVLEAFPVTPNGKVDRRALPVPELEFNDSTGLVSPRTDTEKKLVKIWRDVLLLKQVCIHDNFFELGGDSIIGIQIVARANQAGLKLTPKQLFQHQTIAELAAVAVTTTSKEAEQGLVKGIVPLTPIQHWFFEQNLPEPHHFNQSVLLEVPSNIQGELLEQALQKLLSHHDALRLRFVPQAEQWQQYNSDVCEDRVLLAEADLSHLAQTEQSKAIELKADEIQRSLNLADGPILRSVLYNCGNSYPGRLLIVIHHLAVDGISWRILLEDLSQAYKQLNSGNNIQLPAKTTSFKDWAIRLQDYAGGEQLHSELDYWLQLKSFAVAPLPLDSLAIASENTVGSSRIVSLSLSEEQTRSLLQDVPGAYNTQINDVLLTALVQSFAGWTGHDSLLISLEGHGREDLFEDVDLSRTAGWFTSLFPVCLQVAGLHHPGEALKSVKEQLRRIPNRGIGYGILRYLSQDAAIHKQLELLPQPQVSFNYLGQFDQTHLAPLGWKYAPESSGSIHSPQGQRRHLLNVNGLVIEGRLQLEWKYSQAFHHQSTIENLAQNYVKTLEAIIDHCLSPEAFGYTPSDFPEVGLSQEELDELLTEIE from the coding sequence ATGACTAAACAAGATTTTTTACCACAAATCTCTCAGCAGAAAATTATTATTACTGCTACATTTACTAGCGAACCAATTGAGGATTATCTTTCTTATTGGCTTGAAGAAATAGAAGTCCCTTATTCTATTGAGTTTGCTCCTTATAATCAGGTTTTTCAAGAACTTCTCAATCCTACTAGTGTTATCGCTAATAATCTCAATGGAGTTAATGTGGTTCTGCTGAGGTGGGAAGATTGGGAAGGAACTAAAAATCGTCTGCAATTGACTGTTGATGATGATTTGAAAGCAGAAGTTTTAGGCGATCGCCTCCGCCACATTTTACCAAATCACTTAGAAGTGGCTCACCTGAATCAGTACGAAACTGAGTATTTGTACCAAGAAATTTTTGTCGATCGCGTCTATTTGAAGCATGGAATTGTCTTCAATGAAGATGACTGCATTATTGATGTGGGAGCAAATATTGGTTTATTTACGTTATTTGCCCAGCAAAAGTCCCCGAAAGGAACTATTTACGCATTTGAACCTGCTCCTCATGCTTTTGACAAGTTACAGACTAATGCAAAGCTCTACTGTCAAAATACCCATCTTTTTAATTGCGGTTTAGGTGGTGAAGCCAGATCAGAAACTTTCACTTTTTATCCTCGCTCTTCGGTTTTCTCAAGTTTTGCAGCTGATACTGAGCAAGATGAAAAAGCGATTCGCTCAGTAATTATGAATATGCTACAACGCGATAATTCTCTAGATGAAGAATCGTTAGAATCTCTAGCTGATGAATTTATTAAAGATAGACTAGAGCGAGAAACTTATCAAGCTCAATTACGAACTCTTTCTGAAATTATTGAAGAATATAATCTGCAAAAGATTGATTTATTGAAACTAGATGCTGAAAAAAGCGAGTTAGCAATTCTTCAAGGAATTAAAGACAATCACTGGCTATTGATTAAACAAATAGTCATGGAGGTACATGATCAAGAAGGTAGTACCCTCAAACAGGTGCTAGGCTTGCTTGAAGATAAAGGCTTTAAATTTGTTGTCGATGAAGAGTCTTTGCTCCACGGTTCAGGACTTTTTAATATATACGCTACTCGCGTCAATCAGAACCACAACCCAGTAGCACAAGAATTTGGCAAAAACACAGCACAAATAGAGCAAACTGTCAAGGATTTTGGCAGTGCTTTGAAAACTGCAATCATGCGATCGCCAAATCCCTACTTCGTCTGTATCTGTCCCTCTTCTCCAACTAATGATACGGCAACTAACACTTTATATGAGAGAATGGCAGAATTGTTAGCGGCCGATCTCAAAAATGTCAGTGGTATGTATCTGATAAAAAGTCAAGAATTAACGAGCATCTACCCAGTAGAGCAGTACTACGATGCTTATGGAGACGAATTAGGACATATTCCCTACACACCAGCTTTTTTCTGCGCTCTGGCGACGATGCTGGCGCGGAAAATCTTCGCCTTGAAAAGCTCTCCCTACAAGGTGGTTGTCCTTGACTGCGACAATACCTTATGGAGTGGTATTTGTGGGGAAGATGGTGTTGCTGGCGTGAAAATTACTTTGGCTGATCGGGCGCTACAAGAATTTATCGTCAGCCAACAAGCAGCAGGAAAGTTGATTTGTTTGTGTAGTAAAAATCAAGAAGAGGATGTATTTGCAGTCTTTGACCAACATCAAGACATGGTGCTGAAGCGCCATCATCTTGTCAATTGGCGAATTAACTGGGAATCAAAATCGGCAAATCTCAAGTCTTTAGCCGCCGAACTACAACTGAGTTTAGATAGCTTTATCTTCATTGATGACAATCCACTGGAGTGTGCGGAAGTTAAAGCCAACTGTCCAGAAGTGCTGACCCTGAAACTTCCAGAAAAACCCAATACGCAAAGCGATCATCTGACGCAATTTTTAGCACATATTTGGGCTTTTGACCAACTCCAAACGACCCAAGAAGACGAACAAAGAACTGATCTATATCAACAGAATGTCCAGCGCCAGCGTTTACAAGAAGATTCTCTTTCCTTTACTGATTTCCTCGCTCAACTAAACTTAGAAATTGAAATTTCCCCAATGGAAAGCGAGGAACTTGCAAGAGTTGCTCAACTTACCCAACGTACGAATCAGTTTAACCTGACTACAATCCGCCGCTCTGAAGCTGAAATTGCACAACTCTGTAATTTAGGAAAACTAGAGTCTCATGTAGTCAAGGTAAAAGACCGCTTTGGAGATTATGGCTTAGTCGGTCTGCTCTTGTTTTCATCTCAAGAAAATGCTCTATTTGTAGATACCTTTCTGCTGAGTTGTCGGGTACTGGGTCGGGGTGTAGAGCATAAAATGCTGGCTTATTTGGGAACTCTGGCTCAAGAAAGGGGATTAGGACGAATCGAAGTTTTCTATACACCGACAAAGAAGAATCAACCAGCTAGGGATTTTCTCACGAGTGTTGGTAGACAATTTCAGCAGGAGAAAGATCGTGGTTGGTTATTCGAGTTTCCATCTGAAATCGCATCCGCAAGTAATTTCCGACTCTTATCTGATTTAGATAATAAGATTGATGGAAGCTTGGTAGAAACAGCTTCATCCGATATAGATATTGTCGATAAAAAGGCTGATGGGGGTTTGGGAAAAACAGCCGCATCAGCAGATTTCTTTGAACGCATAGCTCTAAATCTATACAGTCCTGAACTCATCCTCAAAGAGATTACATCCAGACAAAAACGCCAACGTCCTCAGTTAGATATAGAATTTGTTGCTCCTCGTACTTCTATTGAGAAGGCGATCGCACATCTATTTGCAGAAGTCCTCAAACTGGACAGAGTGGGTATTAATGATAACTTCTTTGAACTAGGTGGCGATTCCATTCGCGGTGCGATTCTGATCAATAAACTGCAAGCCCAATTAAACGAAATTATTCACTTTGTGATCTTATTTGATACCAAAACAGTGAAGGGGTTAGGGGCTTACATAGAAAAAAATTACCCACAAGCAACCGCAAAACTACTGGGACAGGAAATAAATTCAATTATTGACTCACCACAAGAGCGCATTGATGAAGCTAAAGTTTTGCAAATGCGCTCCCTGATTCCCCCCTTGGTTCCCCCAATCGAAGACGACGCAATCAAAAACCCGCCAGCTATCTTTATTCTCTCGCCTCATCGTAGCGGTTCTACCTTACTGCGCGTCATCTTAGGAGGAAATCCCCAATTATTCGCCCCTCCAGAATTGGAACTGCTCACCTTTAATACTCTTGGGGAACGAAAAGCCGCATTTTCTGGACGTTACAGCTTTTGGACGGAAGGAACGATTCGCACAATTATGCAAATTCGGGGGTGTAGTGCAGAAGAGGCGATCGCCCTGATGGCAGAATTAGAAGCGAAAAATCTCACCACCAAGCAGTTCTACCAACTTATACAGCAATGGCTGGGCGATAAAATCTTAGTAGACAAAACCCCCTCCTATTCCATAGATTTAGAAACCCTCAAACAAGCAGAAAGAAACTTCCAAAACCCTCTGTACATTCATCTTGTGCGTCATCCCTATGCAACGATGCGCTCCTATGAAGAAGCCAGAGTAGAGCAAACATTTCCCTACCAACATCCTTTCAATAGACGAGAACTCGCGGAACTGGTTTGGCTAATTAGCCATGAAAATATTCTCGAATTCTTAAAACAAGTTCCCCAAGAGCGCCAGTATCAAGTCAAATTTGAAGACATCGTTAGCCAACCGCAGACCAGTGTTGAGGGCTTATGTCAATTTTTAGGGCTAGACTTCCATCCCGATATGCTGCAACCCTACAAAGAGAAAAAGCAGCGCATGACCGATGGTATCTATGCCCAGTCTAGAATGGTAGGGGATGTAAAATTTCATGAACATCAGGGCATTAATCCTAGCACCGCAGATACTTGGAAACAGTATTACAGCACTGACTTTTTAGGCGATGTGACTTGGCGAGTCGCAGAGTCGTTGGGATATCCCAAAAATAACAATGCTATTCCTCAAGTGCGTCGGGGAAATCACCCAGAATCTCAGACTTTTCCTCTTTCTTTCGCCCAGCAACGGCTATGGGTTTTGGCGCAATTGGAGCCGGACAGCCCTTTTTACAATATGTTTAAAGCTGTTCGTCTGAATGGGCGTATAGATATAGAAATTTTAGAACGCAGCTTTAACGAGATTATCAGCCGCCACGAAGTTTTACGCACCACTTTTAGTGCAGTGGATGGGACACCTATACAAGTAATTGCTCCCCACGCCAGCATCAAACTTTCGGTTGTAGATTTGCAAAAAGTTTCAGGACAAGAACAGTCAGAACAATTGCAACTTTTAGCAACCCAAGATCAATTACAACCTTTTGATCTCAGCAAAGGACTGTTGCTCAGAGTCACTCTAGTGCAACTCCAGCCAGAATCCTCTGCTTTGTTATTGACGATGCACCACATCATCGCTGATGGTTGGTCAATGGGAGTATTAATTCAAGAATTATCAAGTTTGTATCGCGGCTTTTTGGTTGCTGAACCTTCTCCCCTCCCAGATTTACCCATTCAATACGCAGATTTTACAATTTGGCAACGCCAATGGTTGCAAGAAGGAGGATTACAAACCCAAATCAATTACTGGACGCAACAGTTAGCAGACGCACCACCTCTGTTGGAATTACCAACGGATAGGCCGCGTCCTTCTGTGCAAACTTTCCGGGGTTGGTGTTTTTCCTTTCAGCTTGATGCAAAACTGACAGCAGCGCTCAAAGAACTCAGCCGCAAGTCAGGAACCACTCTGTTTATGACTTTGATGGCGGCTTATGCGACTTTACTATGCCGTTACAGTGGTCAGTCAGATATTTTACTGGGAACGCCCAATGCTAGCCGCAATCGTCAAGATATAGAAGGGTTAATTGGCTTTTTTGTCAATACCTTGGTGATGCGAACTCGACTAGAAGGTAATCCCAGTTTCTCGGAGCTACTAATGCAAGTGCGTTCTGTGTGCATGGATGCTTACGCGAACCAAGACGTTCCTTTTGAGCAGATTGTGGAAGCTTTGCAAATAGAGCGCAGTCTGAGCCACAGTCCTCTGTTTCAGGTGATGTTTGCCTTGCAGAATGCGCCAATGGAGCAAGTAGAAACGCCTGATTTAGGTATCGCTCCTCTACATTTAGATAATGTTAACGCCAAGTTTGACCTGACATTACAAATGTGGGAAACAAACACAGAGCAAGGAAACTCCCTGGAAGGATTTTGGCAATATAACACCGATTTGTTTGATGCAGATAGAATCGCTCGCATGACTGGTCATTTCCAGACATTATTGGCGGGAATTGTCGCGAATCCTCAAGCATCGGTGGGTACATTACCGTTATTAACTGAGAGGGAACGTCATCAATTGCTAGTGGAATGGAATGATACATACATACCATATCCCGATAGTAAGTGTATCCATCAAGTGTTTGAGGAACAGGTAGAACAAACTCCCGATGCGATCGCTGTGGTGTATGATCACGAGTCTCTGACATATCGAGATTTGAATCAACGCGCCAATCAATTAGCGCACTATCTGCAAACTTTGGGAGTCAGAACAGAAGTATTAGTGGGGATTTGCGTCGAGCGATCGCTCGAAATGATTATCGGAATGCTAGCAATTCTCAAAGCAGGAGGTGCTTACGTTCCTCTAGACTCCAGCTATCCTCAAGAACGCTTGGCGTATATGCTCAATGATTCTCAGGTATCAATACTACTGACTCAAGAACAGTTAGGAGCGCAGATACCGGAAACCAACGCTCAGTTTGTATATTTAGATAGTGACTGGCAGGAGACAATTAGTAAATATACTCAGCAAAACCTCAGTAGTCAGGCATCAAGTCATAACCTAGCTTATGTAATTTATACCTCTGGTTCCACAGGAAAGCCCAAAGGCATAACCGTGACTCATCAAGCTGTAAATCGGTTAGTGTGTAACACTAACTACGTAAACTTAACAGCTAATCACCGAGTGGCTCAAGCCTCGAATGCAGCTTTTGATGCTGCTACCTTTGAAATTTGGGGAGCTTTGCTGAATGGAGCTAGACTAGTAGGAATTACTAAAGAAGTCCTGCTTTCGCCGCCACAACTAGCTACACAACTGCAAGAGCAGCAGATTGATTTTTTGTTCGTCACCACAGCTTTATTCAACCAGTTAGTAAGTCAAGTACCGGGAATCTTTAAAACTCTACAAACCGTTTTATTTGGTGGAGAGGCGGTTGAACCCAACTGGGTCAGAACATTACTGCAAAATCAACCTCCAAAGCGACTGCTTCACGTTTATGGTCCAACGGAAAATACTACTTTCTCATCCTGGTATTTAGTGCAGCAAGTACCAGAAGGCGCAACAAATTTAGCAATTGGCCAACCAATAGCTAATACACAAATTTATATTCTTGACCGTCATCTCCAACCTGTACCAATTGGCGTTCCTGGTGAACTATGTATTGGTGGTGATGGATTAGCCAGAGGTTATCTCAACCGCCCAGAATTAACTGAGGAGAAATTTATTGCCAATTCTATTGCAGAAGCACAATTAACTTCTAGCAAAAAATTGTACAAAACCGGAGACTTGGCGCGTTACCTACCTGATGGAAATATTGAGTTTATTGGTCGCATTGACAACCAAGTTAAAATTCGTGGCTTCCGCATTGAACTTGCAGAAATTGAGGTAGTTCTAACTCAACATCCCCAGGTAGGAGATGCCATTGTCATTGCTAGGGAAGATAAGCCTAGTATTAACAGTTTGGCAGCTTACGTTGTTTCAGAAGGAAAACCGCCCAAAAGTAGCGAGTTGCGCTCGTTCCTCAAGGAAAAGCTTCCCGAATATATGCTTCCTGCATCCTTCACAGTTCTAGAGGCTTTTCCGGTTACGCCCAATGGAAAAGTAGACCGCCGTGCCTTACCAGTCCCAGAATTGGAGTTTAATGACTCCACGGGCTTAGTCTCTCCCCGCACAGATACTGAAAAAAAATTAGTAAAAATTTGGCGTGATGTTTTACTATTAAAACAAGTTTGTATTCACGACAACTTTTTTGAATTGGGCGGGGATTCCATTATTGGCATCCAAATTGTCGCCAGAGCCAATCAAGCTGGATTAAAACTAACTCCAAAACAGCTATTTCAGCACCAAACTATCGCTGAGTTAGCTGCTGTAGCTGTGACAACTACCTCCAAAGAGGCAGAGCAGGGCTTAGTTAAGGGTATTGTTCCCCTAACACCAATTCAGCATTGGTTCTTTGAGCAAAATTTACCAGAACCCCATCACTTTAACCAATCTGTTCTGCTAGAAGTTCCGTCAAATATACAAGGAGAATTACTAGAGCAAGCATTGCAAAAGTTACTGTCCCATCATGACGCTTTACGCCTGCGGTTTGTGCCACAAGCAGAGCAATGGCAACAGTACAACAGTGATGTTTGCGAGGATAGGGTATTATTAGCTGAGGCTGATTTGTCTCACCTTGCTCAAACAGAACAATCAAAGGCAATTGAGTTAAAGGCAGATGAAATTCAGCGATCGCTTAATTTAGCAGATGGACCAATACTGCGAAGCGTTCTATATAATTGTGGCAACTCTTACCCTGGACGTTTGCTAATTGTCATCCATCACTTGGCTGTAGATGGCATTTCCTGGCGGATTTTGCTAGAAGATTTATCTCAGGCATACAAGCAATTAAACAGTGGAAACAACATCCAACTCCCTGCAAAAACAACTTCCTTCAAGGATTGGGCAATCCGATTACAGGATTATGCAGGCGGTGAACAACTGCACTCAGAACTAGATTACTGGCTGCAATTAAAGTCCTTTGCAGTTGCTCCTTTACCCTTGGATTCTTTGGCTATTGCCTCAGAAAACACTGTCGGCTCAAGTCGCATTGTTTCTCTATCCCTGAGTGAAGAACAGACTCGCTCCCTGTTGCAGGATGTCCCTGGAGCCTATAACACCCAAATTAACGATGTGCTATTGACCGCATTAGTCCAAAGTTTTGCTGGATGGACAGGCCATGACTCCCTACTGATTTCATTAGAAGGTCATGGAAGGGAAGACTTGTTTGAGGATGTAGATTTGTCCCGCACAGCAGGCTGGTTTACCAGTTTATTCCCAGTTTGCTTACAAGTTGCTGGTCTGCACCATCCTGGAGAGGCTCTCAAGTCAGTCAAGGAGCAACTACGACGCATCCCCAACCGAGGTATTGGCTATGGAATTCTGCGGTATCTCAGCCAGGATGCAGCCATACACAAGCAACTTGAACTGCTCCCTCAACCTCAAGTCAGCTTCAACTACTTGGGTCAATTCGACCAAACGCACCTAGCACCCCTTGGTTGGAAATATGCCCCAGAGTCTAGCGGTTCTATTCACAGTCCCCAAGGACAGCGCCGCCATTTGTTGAATGTGAATGGATTAGTCATTGAGGGCAGATTGCAACTGGAGTGGAAATATAGCCAGGCTTTCCATCACCAAAGTACTATAGAAAATTTAGCTCAAAACTATGTGAAAACACTTGAAGCTATTATTGACCATTGCTTATCCCCAGAAGCATTCGGCTATACTCCTTCAGACTTTCCTGAAGTTGGTTTAAGCCAAGAAGAGTTGGACGAACTACTGACAGAAATTGAATGA